The nucleotide sequence TTGACGAGGTGATCCGGCTCATTGCTGAAGGTGGCTCGCAAAGGTACCTCTGGACAATGGTAGCAGCGGAACTGGGGCTAACTGTCTTTTCGGATTTGCTGAGCCGGTTGATTGGGCTGTGTGACAGTTTACTGGGTGATTTGGTAGCTAACAAAACCTCCGTCGACCTGGTCCACCACGCGGCGCAATTGGATTTGTACCAGTTTGAGAACCCCGTTTTCTACGACAAACTCGAACGTGCCCGCCGCCAGACCACCAGCCGCACCGTGCTGCTGACGCAGGTACTTTCGCAGGTGCAGGACATTATTTCGCTGCTGTTGCTGGGCGCGGGTTTGGTGGCCTTCAGTCCGTGGTTGATTTTGATTCTGATTATAGCCGTTATTCCCTCTTTTCTTGGCGAAACGCACTTCAATGAGCGTAGCTACTCGCTCACCCGCTCCTGGACGCCCGAACGCCGCGAACTCGACTACCTGCGCTACATAGGGGCCAGTGCCGAAACCGCCAAGGAGGTCAAAGTCTTTGGCTTGGAGAAGTACCTGACCCAGCGGTTTAAGGCCTTGTCGGATGAATACTACGAGCAGAATAAGAAGATCGTCCTCAGCCGCGCGACCTGGGGGTACCTGCTGGCGGCCTTAGGTACCTTGGCCTACTATGGGGCTTACGTATTTATCCTGATCCAAACCATTGCCGGGTTCATCAGCATTGGTACCATGACCTTCCTGTCGGGTTCGTTTCAGCGGATGCACGGGATGTTACAAGGAATCATGGGACGATTCTCCAGCATCGCCGAAAGTGCGCTGTACCTACAGGATTTATTCGATTTTTTTGCGATAGAACCTACCATCAAAGCTAATCCGGATGGCGTCACAATTCCCCGGCCGATTCGGGAAGGCTTTACTTTTGAGAATGTCAGTTTCAAGTACCCCGATAGCGAACGCTGGGCAATCCGTAATCTGTCTTTCACGCTACATCCGGGCGAGAAGCTGGCTCTAGTCGGTGAGAACGGGGCCGGTAAGACGACCTTGGTTAAGCTGCTCTCGCGACTCTACGAACCGACCGAGGGACGAATTCTGCTCGATGGCCTGCCGTTGGAAGCCTACAGCCTGGCAGATTTGCGCGCCAACATCGGGATTATTTTCCAGGACTACATCAAGTACGAAATGACAGTGTCCGAGAACATCGCCGTGGGTGATATCGAACGCCGGGACGACGACGAACGCATCGCCGACGCTGCCCGCAAGAGTCTAGCCAGCGAGGTTGTTGATCAGCTCCCGGCGCAATTCCAGCAGGTACTCGGTAAGCGGTTCAAGGACGGCCAGGAGCTATCCGGCGGACAGTGGCAAAAGGTAGCCCTGGCCCGCGCCTACATGCGCGATGCCCAGCTGGTGGTACTCGACGAACCTACCTCGGCGCTGGACGCCCGCGCCGAGAACGAGGTGTTCCAGCGGTTCAGCCGCTTGATCGAGGGCAAAATGGCTGTGCTGATATCGCACCGCTTTTCCACCGTGCGCATGGCCGACCGGATTCTGTTTATGGAAAATGGTACCCTGTTGGAATACGGCTCGCACGAAGAACTGCTGGCTATTAATGGAAAATACGCCGAACTATTCAACTTACAGGCGCAGGGGTACCTTTAGCCGTTGAAAAGCGAAGGATATAAGCTATTTGAAACATTTCAATAAGGAAATTCTTATTTTTACTAAAAAAGCCATGCAACAGCCCGTTCAATATGAGATAGAAGCCTTAGACGACGAGGCCATTAAATCTATTCTGTCCCCATTTAAAGGACGTCACGTCAGAATTGCTGTGCAGGAGGTGGAGAAAAAAGCCAAACCCAACCAGCTCGATCTTTACGAGAAAGCATTGGAAGTGCGTGAGCGATTCAAGAATTCCAAGATTGACCCCAATATCAACTTATCCGATCTGGCTAATGAAGTGAATTTATGATTTACTTTGATACCGAAGTATTGTGATGAAGTTTATACCTACAACAAAGCCGATTTCAAGAGAATTAAGGATTATACCCGCCTGAAAATCACAATTCTCTGAGCTTCCCTTTATCTCCTCTACCTGTTTAAGGTACCCCTCTGCCCGGCCAGTCCCCACTACATTTTGCAACTTCCAACAACTCACTTTGAGGCTTATTTCCTATCTTTGAATATAGGATGTTTATTTTTCCACAACTAAAATTCAAATGTATCCATGAAAAAAATTGTACAGGTATGTTTCACGGCATGGCTCCTGGTGGGGCTGCACGTGGCCATGGCCCAGCAAACGCAGGTGAGCGGTACGGTGACCTCCGAAAAAGACGGTTCGTCGGTACCAGGCGTGAGCGTGGCCGTGAAAGGCAGTACTCAGGGTACCCTGACCGACGAAAACGGAACGTATAGCCTCCGGGTAAATGGTGCCAACACTACGCTGGTTTTCAGTTCCATTGGCTTTGTTACCAAAGAAGTGGCCGTGGGCAACCGTAGTACGGTCAACGTGGCGCTGTCCGAAGATACCAAGACGCTCAATGAGGTGGTGGTGACGGCACTGGGCATCAGCCGTGAGAAGAAGGCGCTCGGCTACGCCACCCAACAGGTAGACAGTGACGAACTGATGCAGAACCGGCAGACGAACCTGGTCAATGCCTTGCAGGGAAAAGTAGCCGGCGTAACCATCAACAGTACAGGTGGCGCGCCCGGCCAGGGCGCGCGCATCCTGATCCGGGGCATCAACTCCATCGATGTCAACCGCGACAATCAGCCGCTGTTCGTGATCGATGGCATCCTGATGGATAACAGTACCTCCACGCAGGGGCAGAGCGCCGAACTACGGGGGATGTCTAACCGGGCGGCGGATATCAACCCCGACGACATCGAAACCATTAACATTCTGAAAGGGGGCGCGGCCACAGCGCTGTACGGCCTTCGTGGGGCCAACGGCGTAGTGGTTATCACGACCAAGTCGGGCAGATCGGGCGCTTTGCGGGCCAATTTCAGCAGTACCTATGGCACCGAAACGGTCAACAAGTTTCCCGAGGTGCAGGATAAATACACCATCGGCTACGGCGGTGTTTATAATCCCCAGGACTTTTTTCCATCGTGGGGACCTACCGTGGAAGAAGCCAAGAAAATTGACCCTACCCATCCCGACAAGCTCTACAATCACTTCAAAGATGCCTACCAGCGGGGCCAGCAATTTCAGAACAACCTGTCGTTTTCGGGGGGTACCGACAAAATCACTTTTTTGTCGTCACTGTCGCACCTGCACCATGAGGGGGTTATTCCTTTCACAAATTTTGATAAATTCTCGGCCCGCCTAAACGCCCAGGTGAAATTCAGTGAGAAGTTCACAACCAGTACCAACCTCAACTTCATCAACTCAGGCGGCGATCGCTACAACGCCGACCGATTCAGCGAGAGCCTGAGCTACTGGTCGCCGCGCTACGACGTGACGGATTACATCAAGCCCGATGGTACCATGAACACCTATGGCAACAACAATCCTATTTATGGTGCCTACACCAACAAACTGCGCGACAATGTGAACCGTCTGATTGGGGGAGTCAATTTCAACTATACGCCCTTCGCGTGGCTGTCGCTCAACTACCGGGCGGGTCTGGACACCTACTCCGACAACCGCCTGCGCACGGCGCCGGGGCCCCGGGGCTTTGCGGATGAGTACGTCTACGAGGACAACGACTTAGGCTTTGTGTACCAGTACAATACCCAGTTCCGGTCCATTACCTCCACATTCACGGCCAGCGGCACCGCCCAGCTCGGCGAGAACCTGAAAGGTACTCTGCGCCTGGGCCATGACCTGTACGACCGCCGCAGCCGGAGCTTTGGGGCCGAAGGCAATGAGCTTACGGTATATAACTATTTCGATCTGCGGAATGCCAAGACCATCACCCCTACGCAAAGCGCCGAAGACTACCGTCTGATGGGGATTTTCGGAGAATTGACCCTCGATTATAAAGACTACCTCTACCTGACCCTGACCGGCCGGAACGACATCACCTCGTCGCTATTGGCACCCAACAATTCATTTTTCTATCCTTCGGCTAGTTTGGGGTATGTATTCTCGCAGCATCTGGCGCTTCCTACCTACATGAGCCTGGGTAAAGTCAGGGCTTCTTACGCGAAAATTGGTAAAGACGCCCTACCCTATTCTACTACTACGGGCTATGCTTCCTACACCAATCTGCCTACCGGCCTTACGGGTTTCTCACGGGGTTCGCTGCTGGGTGACCCTACTCTGCGGCCCGAATTTACGGAAACCTACGAAGCGGGCCTGGAACTGGGCTTTTTCGGCAGCCGACTGGGACTTGATTTCACCTATTATCATTCGCTGAGCAAAGACCAGATCATCAACGTGAACGTATCATCGGCTACCGGTTATGTGCGGGCTGCCATCAACTCGGGTACCATGCGCAACCAGGGAGTCGAACTAGTGCTGAAAGGTACCCCCGTCCAGAAGACCAACTTCTCCTGGAACGCTAGTCTGAACTTCTCGGCCAACCGCAACCGTGTGATCAGCATCCGCGAAGGACTGACCGAAATCGCTTACGCTTCCCAGTATGGCTATTCGGGTTCGACGGTGAGCATGAAACTGATTCCGGGCGAAGCCTACGGTAATCTGTACGGTACCAGCTACCAGCGGTACTACGAAAATGGCACGGCCGAAGATCCGATGACCATCGACAAGAGCCGTCCGATCGTCATTGGCTCCAATGGCTTTCCGGTTCGTAACTCGGCCCAAAAACTTATCGGCAATTCATTACCCGACTGGATTGGAGGTCTCAACAACAGCTTCAGGTACCACGATTTGAGTCTATCTGTTTTGTTCGATGCGCAGGTAGGTCAGGATCGCTACAATCAGTTAAGCAATTTTTTCTCTGCCTTCGGGATTGCCAAATACACCGAAGACCGCAATGAAACCAAAGTCTTTGAGGGCGTGCTGGCCGACGGTACCCCCAATACCAAAGCGGTATTCCTGGGTCAGGGCGTGGGTCCGGATGGCGTAGACTACGGCAACGGCTACTACCGCAATGTGCACCGGGGTATCTCCGAAAACTTCATCGAAGATGCTTCATGGGTACGGCTGCGTTCGGTACGCCTGGCTTATAACTTACCTACCTCTTTGCTGGAAAAGAGTCTGTTTCGTTCCATCCAGTTGAGTGTAACGGGTAACAACCTGTGGCTGGCCACCAAGTATTCGGGTTATGACCCCGAAACCAGCTCCAACAACAGCGGTAGCAATGTCAATGGGTTCAGCGGCTTTACCTACCCCGCCGTGCGGAGTTTCCTCTTTACGCTGAATGTAGGATTCTAAAATGCGGATGGCTGTTAGCTAATGGCCCTTGGCTCATACAATTATAAAAATACTTCCAATGAAAAATATCATAAAACACACCTTCGTGACTTTGGCTCTGCTCGGCACCTTCGGACTGAACGGCTGCAAGGATTACTTCGATCTGAACGAGAATCCGAACCTGATCTCGAATCCGCCGTTGAATTCGCTGCTGTCGACTACCACGCAGAAAACCGCCCTCAACTCGCAGCGGATGGCCAATATTACTTCCTACTTCGTGCAATATCTGGCCAATCCGGGTTCAGGGGGCTCTACCGACACCTACCAGGAAACCGACTATACCAGTACCTGGGACGCGATTTACTACGCCATGGCCGACCTGACGGATATGAAGAGACTGGCACAGGAACAAGAGTCGTCGGAATATGTCGGTGTAGCCGATGTACTGCTTTCGTATCATCTCAATCTCATCGCCGATTCATTCGGCAGCGGACCGTTCAGCCAGGCTTTCACGGGTGAGCCCCTTACGCCGGCCTACGATTCGCAGGAAGAAATGTACACCACCGCCCTGACGTTGCTCAACGATGGTATCACCGAACTTTCCAAAACGGATTCCAAAATCAAGCTCAGTGCTTCTGACGACCTGATCCACGGAGGCAAAACAGCCAACTGGATCAAGACCGCTTATGCCCTGAAAGCCCGGATGCTCAACAAAGTCTCCAAGCAAAGCACCTACAACGCAGCGTCTGTCCTGGAAGCCGTGGATAAGTCGTACACATCCAATGCTGACGACGCCCAGATGAGCACCTTTCTCCTACGCAACCCGTGGGCGCAGGTAGCCCGCGATAATGCCGCTCTGGTGCTGGACGGCTGGCTGTCGACCCAGCTGGTAAATCAGCTGAATGGCACCACCTATGGGCTGTTCGATCCCCGAATCGAGAAAATCACCGACAAGACCGTGAACGGGGTTTACAAAGGTACCGTGAACGGACAGGGCAACGTGGGCGGCAACAATACCGTAAAGGACGAAAGCTACATTTCACTCAATTCGCCCCTCACCGGCGACAACTCGCCGCTTCTAATTGTCACTTACGCCGAAGTAAAGATGATCGAGGCCGAAGCCGCCCTGCGGGCCGGTAATCGCGAACGAGCTTATGCCGCCTATCTGGAAGGCATCAAAGCCAACATGGATAAGTTGGGCGTGGCCGCTGCTGCCCGGGATACCTACATCAATGATCCGAGCGTGTCAGTCGGAGCAGCGAACCTGACCCTGGCGCTGATTTTCAAAGAGAAATACGTCATCACCTACCTCAACCCCGAAGCCTGGAACGACGCCCGCCGTTTCAATTACCAGTACAAGGGTTTCACGCTACCCGTCAATGCGGCGCTACCTACCTTCATCCGCCGGGTGGCGTACCCAAGCGTCGAAATTTCCGAGAACGGCGTAAATGTACCCTCCATTGGGCCGCTTTCCGAACCTTTGTTTTGGGATAAGTAGGCAGTTGACAGTGGACGATTGACAGTTAAAAGTGGTTTTTCCATAGATTGCTGTTACATATTGTTTTTGAGAAAAGCCTCTGATCGGAAGAAATCCATTAGATTTTCCTGATCGGAGGCTTTTCTTATCTCTCCTAATCGCACGGGCCGCTCCGGCGTACCGGACCCCGACAAATCTCATTTCTATGAACATGATTCTGAAAATCTTCCTAGCCCTCGCTGCTTTACTGATCTTGGCTCAATTCATCCGTCCCGACCGGAATGAGTCAGACGACCGTACCTACGACATTTCTACCAAATACACCGTACCCGATGACGTCAACCATGTGCTACAGGTAGCCTGTAACGACTGCCATACCAACAAAACCGTGTACCCCTGGTACTATAACGTACAACCTGTGGCGTGGTGGCTCGACAACCACATTACCGATGGCAAGCGCCACCTGAACTTTTCGGAGTTCACTAAGCGCCCCATTGCCGTGCAGAACCATAAGCTGGAAGAGATTGTGGAAATGGTAGAAGAAAAAGAAATGCCTATTAAGGACTATACCTACCTGGGTATGCACCCCGACGCCAACCTGACGGATGCTCAGCGTGAACTGATTATAAACTGGGCAAAGGAACAAATGGCCATGCTAAAAGCAACCTACCCGGCCGATAGCCTGAAAATGAAACCCCGCCAACCCGCTCCGGCATCGTAAAAAAGATAGGGGTCAAAACAAACAAATTGTCCGGAAAAAGGCTTATTCACTGTCACAAACCAGGCAACTTTAACTGTTCAGAATTATGACCAAATTTCTCGTTTCTTTTCATCTGATGCTGGCCGGTCTATTCGGCCTGTACCTGGGGCAGCCTCAATCGGAAGGTACCCCTGCAACCATTCCGGTCTGTCATACGGTAGCCGCCGTTGATTTCACTTTTCCCCAGGAAGGCATGAAGCAGTTCGCGCTCGATCCGGCCTTTCAGGCTTTGCACCCGTCGCCCCTCCCGCTCAACTATGACGGCATGGGCAAGGAAATTACCTTCAAAACACCCGATGGCAAAGACGCGAGCGGGTACCTGATCAAAGCCAAAAAGAACAGCGACAAATGGCTGTTCGTCTATCAGGAATGGTGGGGTTTGAACGACCACATCCGCCGTCAATCCGATACTTTTTACAAAGATTTAGGCGAAACCGTCAACGTGCTGGCGCTGGATATGTACGACGGCAAATCGACCGACAATCCGCAGGAAGCGGGCAAACTGATGATGGGTACCCAGGAAGACCGCCTGGTAAATATTGTCAAAGGGGGTTTCGACTACGCCGGGCCTAAGGCACAGGTAGCCAATGTAGGCTGGT is from Salmonirosea aquatica and encodes:
- a CDS encoding ABC transporter ATP-binding protein, encoding MRPNLPPKKDSTSQSLRKRFSALQNLPPFFRLVWNTSKPLTVGNVVFRLLKAGIPVVMLYIGKEIIDEVIRLIAEGGSQRYLWTMVAAELGLTVFSDLLSRLIGLCDSLLGDLVANKTSVDLVHHAAQLDLYQFENPVFYDKLERARRQTTSRTVLLTQVLSQVQDIISLLLLGAGLVAFSPWLILILIIAVIPSFLGETHFNERSYSLTRSWTPERRELDYLRYIGASAETAKEVKVFGLEKYLTQRFKALSDEYYEQNKKIVLSRATWGYLLAALGTLAYYGAYVFILIQTIAGFISIGTMTFLSGSFQRMHGMLQGIMGRFSSIAESALYLQDLFDFFAIEPTIKANPDGVTIPRPIREGFTFENVSFKYPDSERWAIRNLSFTLHPGEKLALVGENGAGKTTLVKLLSRLYEPTEGRILLDGLPLEAYSLADLRANIGIIFQDYIKYEMTVSENIAVGDIERRDDDERIADAARKSLASEVVDQLPAQFQQVLGKRFKDGQELSGGQWQKVALARAYMRDAQLVVLDEPTSALDARAENEVFQRFSRLIEGKMAVLISHRFSTVRMADRILFMENGTLLEYGSHEELLAINGKYAELFNLQAQGYL
- a CDS encoding SusC/RagA family TonB-linked outer membrane protein — translated: MKKIVQVCFTAWLLVGLHVAMAQQTQVSGTVTSEKDGSSVPGVSVAVKGSTQGTLTDENGTYSLRVNGANTTLVFSSIGFVTKEVAVGNRSTVNVALSEDTKTLNEVVVTALGISREKKALGYATQQVDSDELMQNRQTNLVNALQGKVAGVTINSTGGAPGQGARILIRGINSIDVNRDNQPLFVIDGILMDNSTSTQGQSAELRGMSNRAADINPDDIETINILKGGAATALYGLRGANGVVVITTKSGRSGALRANFSSTYGTETVNKFPEVQDKYTIGYGGVYNPQDFFPSWGPTVEEAKKIDPTHPDKLYNHFKDAYQRGQQFQNNLSFSGGTDKITFLSSLSHLHHEGVIPFTNFDKFSARLNAQVKFSEKFTTSTNLNFINSGGDRYNADRFSESLSYWSPRYDVTDYIKPDGTMNTYGNNNPIYGAYTNKLRDNVNRLIGGVNFNYTPFAWLSLNYRAGLDTYSDNRLRTAPGPRGFADEYVYEDNDLGFVYQYNTQFRSITSTFTASGTAQLGENLKGTLRLGHDLYDRRSRSFGAEGNELTVYNYFDLRNAKTITPTQSAEDYRLMGIFGELTLDYKDYLYLTLTGRNDITSSLLAPNNSFFYPSASLGYVFSQHLALPTYMSLGKVRASYAKIGKDALPYSTTTGYASYTNLPTGLTGFSRGSLLGDPTLRPEFTETYEAGLELGFFGSRLGLDFTYYHSLSKDQIINVNVSSATGYVRAAINSGTMRNQGVELVLKGTPVQKTNFSWNASLNFSANRNRVISIREGLTEIAYASQYGYSGSTVSMKLIPGEAYGNLYGTSYQRYYENGTAEDPMTIDKSRPIVIGSNGFPVRNSAQKLIGNSLPDWIGGLNNSFRYHDLSLSVLFDAQVGQDRYNQLSNFFSAFGIAKYTEDRNETKVFEGVLADGTPNTKAVFLGQGVGPDGVDYGNGYYRNVHRGISENFIEDASWVRLRSVRLAYNLPTSLLEKSLFRSIQLSVTGNNLWLATKYSGYDPETSSNNSGSNVNGFSGFTYPAVRSFLFTLNVGF
- a CDS encoding SusD/RagB family nutrient-binding outer membrane lipoprotein, whose amino-acid sequence is MKNIIKHTFVTLALLGTFGLNGCKDYFDLNENPNLISNPPLNSLLSTTTQKTALNSQRMANITSYFVQYLANPGSGGSTDTYQETDYTSTWDAIYYAMADLTDMKRLAQEQESSEYVGVADVLLSYHLNLIADSFGSGPFSQAFTGEPLTPAYDSQEEMYTTALTLLNDGITELSKTDSKIKLSASDDLIHGGKTANWIKTAYALKARMLNKVSKQSTYNAASVLEAVDKSYTSNADDAQMSTFLLRNPWAQVARDNAALVLDGWLSTQLVNQLNGTTYGLFDPRIEKITDKTVNGVYKGTVNGQGNVGGNNTVKDESYISLNSPLTGDNSPLLIVTYAEVKMIEAEAALRAGNRERAYAAYLEGIKANMDKLGVAAAARDTYINDPSVSVGAANLTLALIFKEKYVITYLNPEAWNDARRFNYQYKGFTLPVNAALPTFIRRVAYPSVEISENGVNVPSIGPLSEPLFWDK
- a CDS encoding heme-binding domain-containing protein, which produces MNMILKIFLALAALLILAQFIRPDRNESDDRTYDISTKYTVPDDVNHVLQVACNDCHTNKTVYPWYYNVQPVAWWLDNHITDGKRHLNFSEFTKRPIAVQNHKLEEIVEMVEEKEMPIKDYTYLGMHPDANLTDAQRELIINWAKEQMAMLKATYPADSLKMKPRQPAPAS
- a CDS encoding dienelactone hydrolase family protein, whose amino-acid sequence is MTKFLVSFHLMLAGLFGLYLGQPQSEGTPATIPVCHTVAAVDFTFPQEGMKQFALDPAFQALHPSPLPLNYDGMGKEITFKTPDGKDASGYLIKAKKNSDKWLFVYQEWWGLNDHIRRQSDTFYKDLGETVNVLALDMYDGKSTDNPQEAGKLMMGTQEDRLVNIVKGGFDYAGPKAQVANVGWCFGGGWSLRSGLIGGDQTIGTVMYYGMPVQDVEQLKKLDGDVLGLFATEERISKEVIEQFDANMKKAGKTLTYKIFPGVHGFANPSNPKYDEANAKVAYGMALGYLKKKFKV